The Methylomonas rhizoryzae genome includes the window CCACCCGGACTTTTACGGTTTACGCGACGGATGGCAGCGTATTGAGCAGGCAAACAGTGTTGGCCGATAACGGCGTGTTGTTGATATCCAATTCGATCAAGTCGGCCGGAAGCGGCTCGGTGCAATGGACATTCGATGTGACTGACTTAACGGCGTTCGGCAATGCCATTAGTTTTGCCATAGACAACATCGACTTGTCGTTGGATCTGGAATTAGTGGCTAACGGCAGCTCCAGCTCCGGGGTGCGTTCCGTAAACGGCAGCGGGCAGCAGTTGTTTAAATTCGACGAATTTTCGGACGACTCGGTATTTTTAAACTTAACCAGTTTAAGTCTGAACTTTATCGGTCCTTATGGATTCGATGCCAATATCAGTCCGATAACGCTGGTTAACATTATCGAAAATTCAGGTGGATCGCCGGTTCCGCTGCCGTCCGCTTTTTCTTTGATGGGCGCCATGTTGATCGTTGCCGCCGGCGCTTCGCGTAAAAAACTCGCCGCTTGACCGCTAATCCCTTTCTTTATCTCCTTACAGCCGCGCCACTCGCCGATTAAAAATACCGGCGGGTGGTTGCGACAAGCATCCCCCGATACAGGATTTCCGCTCAAGTCAAGCGAAAATGGCAGTTTTAATGTTAGCCGATCTGCGCGTATCTGGTTAAAATTCCCAGCGCTTCAGTCAACTACTCATACGGATTTAGGAGATTTAGATGAAACCAAGCATGTTCGCAGCAGTTCTATTGAGTATTGCGGCACTCGGTGCCGCACCGTTTGCCGGCGCGGAATCGGTCCCGGCCAATCCGCCGCAACCGGAATTCGGCGCGTACAAAGACTGGCGGGTGATCGGTATTTCCCATCGCCTGGACAAAAAATTGGTGCGGGTGATTTTAGGCAACGATATTGCCATCCAGGCTGCGCGCAGCGGTAGCACCAAGTCTTGGCCGGACGGCACCATTTTAGCCAAGGTTGGTTGGAAAGAATCCAGCCATCCGAATTGGCCACAAGCCGTGGTACCGGGTGAATTCGCTGGGGCGGAAGCCATGGTCAAAGACAGTAAAAAATATGCGCAAACCGGCGGTTGGGGTTTCGGGCATTGGGTTGCCGACCGCCTGGAGATGCACGATCAAGAAAAATCCGCGACGTGTTTCGCCTGCCATACGCCGATGAAAGATGCCGATTACGTGTACACCGTACCGGCCATAAAATAAGTGAGACCTTTTGTGCTGCAAATTTCGGCATTTGTCCGCTTGAGCTGGGTAAGGGGTTAATAACCGAAAATTGAGGCGCCAGCACCATAAGCGCGTGCTCACCCGAACACAGTGGGCACGCGTGGTAATCTGATTAAACCTTAGGGCTAGCAAGCCGAATGAGCGGAGTCGGTTTGCTAGTGTGTTCTGCTCCGC containing:
- a CDS encoding cytochrome P460 family protein gives rise to the protein MKPSMFAAVLLSIAALGAAPFAGAESVPANPPQPEFGAYKDWRVIGISHRLDKKLVRVILGNDIAIQAARSGSTKSWPDGTILAKVGWKESSHPNWPQAVVPGEFAGAEAMVKDSKKYAQTGGWGFGHWVADRLEMHDQEKSATCFACHTPMKDADYVYTVPAIK